From a region of the Arachis ipaensis cultivar K30076 chromosome B09, Araip1.1, whole genome shotgun sequence genome:
- the LOC107619127 gene encoding CRIB domain-containing protein RIC10, translated as MAATFKGIKKSFKYIAQIFAVKEQRELEIGYPTDVKHVAHIGWDGPSGNGPSWMNEFKTAPDFTTSLGNLDELRDNSSLALTPSWSSQDFEDSIGSQSTPSVLKGIHSAGVPRVPKKPKRKKTKSTSSSESLSTSSRQLRAVKSKSKQREREGATIAQVYQIQDYEDIGKDLAM; from the exons ATGGCAGCCACCTTCAAAGGAATCAAAAAGAGTTTCAAATACATAGCACAAATCTTTG cTGTGAAAGAGCAACGAGAATTGGAAATTGGGTACCCGACAGATGTTAAGCACGTGGCTCACATTGGTTGGGATGGCCCCTCAGGGAATGGACCCAGTTGG ATGAATGAATTTAAAacagctcctgattttacaactTCACTTGGCAACTTGGATGAACTAAGGGACAATAGTTCTTTGGCTCTCACTCCATCATGGTCCTCCCAAG ATTTTGAAGACTCCATAGGAAGCCAATCAACACCATCTGTCCTTAAGGGAATTCATTCTGCTGGGGTTCCTCGTGTTCCTAAGAAGCCAAAGCGCAAAAAGACTAAGTCGACGTCCTCTTCCGAGTCGCTATCTACTTCATCAAGACAACTAAGAGCAGTGAAGTCAAAGTCtaagcagagagagagagaaggagcaaCAATTGCTCAAGTGTATCAGATTCAAGATTATGAAGACATAGGAAAGGATTTGGCAATGTGA
- the LOC107618835 gene encoding homeobox-leucine zipper protein HDG2-like encodes MSNHSMMNNNSSGSDYFLRKILEIQDFEVDTDSHTNMQQQPPPGYGSDHHKKKRYQRHTAYQIQEMETFFKACPHPDEQQRIELGNVLGLDHLQIKFWFQNKRTQLKNQYERNENFVLKNENEELRAENENYKEILNSIRCHGCGGPPPPPLTYDQMKQENNKLREQIEWMSTMMSNCVLQEPDNTSNPNITVPQNVPNIESFQQNNTNNMMPRTQSVPNQELGNMASPPQSNNIDMLSPSMFNQGIIDSMPLTQQNNDIDMPRNVMNQGIVKDMPSSQAHNNDINVTPPMSMLNQGIGDNIAIIPPNVLDQGNCSVPSSSSQHNNEIYINLPLSSLNQDVGSYGAKSKDKAGETSSGSDPLIRSLPVSNKAMIEELAAASLEELKALVQAGEPMWVSGAHNSETINEQEYYRTFPGGIGPRLLGYKSESSRESRVINMNHVNLVEILNDVDLWSRVFCSIVSKAAGFQVLSTGQAGSYDGNLQVVSSEFQMPTPLVPAREYYFLRYCKKLQDGRWVVVDASLETSQPNATIPPTRRRPSGCLIQASPDGYSTKVTWVEHVEVDDRALMVNSMYKPLVESGLAFGARRWVAQLDRRCERIASAVQSTTILQQQEDQLSVTSVEGKKGLVKLAERMVMDFLSGVGASTVENWAIVTPSTNHSNIRIITRKVEDDPGRPSGIVIGAATCFHLAVPPNSFFDRVRTANARAEWDVLCTGGVAEEFAHIKNGRDPGNCITLFRIKSSDAKNNGMIIVQESSSDSTGSFVIYAPVDMNSINAVIGGRDPDELPILPSGMAILPDGGGGCLVTLAFQILIESDPTKKISICSVSTINQLVKVTVNNIKALF; translated from the exons ATGTCAAACCATTCCATGATGAACAACAATTCCTCAGGTAGTGATTATTTTCTAAGGAAAATTCTAGAGATACAAGATTTTGAGGTTGACACTGACAGCCACACCAACATGCAACAACAACCTCCTCCTGGCTACGGCAGTGATCACCACAAGAAGAAGCGCTACCAGCGCCACACGGCATATCAGATACAAGAGATGGAAAC GTTCTTCAAGGCGTGCCCTCACCCAGATGAGCAGCAAAGGATAGAGCTGGGTAATGTTTTGGGATTAGACCATTTGCAAATCAAGTTTTGGTTCCAGAACAAGCGAACCCAACTCAAG AATCAATACGAACGCAACGAGAACTTTGTACTGAAGAATGAGAATGAGGAGCTTCGAGCCGAGAACGAGAACTACAAGGAGATCCTAAATAGTATAAGATGTCATGGCTGCGGAGGCCCACCTCCTCCTCCATTGACCTATGACCAGATGAAGCAGGAGAATAACAAGCTAAGAGAACAG ATTGAGTGGATGTCAACCATGATGTCTAACTGTGTTCTACAAGAGCCAGATAATACTTCCAACCCCAACATCACCGTGCCTCAGAATGTGCCTAATATAGAATCATTTCAGCAAAACAACACCAATAACATGATGCCTCGGACTCAGAGTGTGCCTAATCAAGAACTTGGTAACATGGCATCACCACCTCAGAGCAATAACATTGACATGCTGTCTCCAAGTATGTTTAATCAAGGAATTATTGACAGCATGCCATTGACTCAGCAGAACAATGACATTGACATGCCTCGGAATGTGATGAATCAAGGAATTGTCAAAGACATGCCATCATCTCAGGCTCACAACAATGACATTAACGTGACTCCGCCTATGAGTATGTTAAATCAGGGAATTGGTGATAACATTGCCATTATTCCTCCTAATGTGCTTGATCAAGGAAATTGTAGCGTGCCATCATCATCATCTCAACACAACAACGAAATTTACATTAACCTGCCTTTGAGTTCGCTTAATCAAGATGTTGGTAGCTATGGAGCAAAGTCAAAAGACAAAGCAGGGGAAACGAGTAGTGGTAGTGACCCTCTAATTAGGTCACTCCCAGTTTCTAACAAAGCCATGATCGAGGAGCTTGCGGCTGCGTCACTGGAGGAACTCAAAGCCTTGGTTCAAGCAGGGGAGCCCATGTGGGTCAGTGGGGCCCACAACTCTGAAACTATCAACGAACAAGAATACTATAGGACTTTCCCTGGTGGAATTGGTCCAAGACTCTTGGGGTATAAATCTGAATCTTCAAGGGAATCCAGGGTCATCAACATGAATCACGTTAACCTCGTTGAGATCCTTAATGATGTG gATCTATGGTCACGTGTGTTTTGCAGCATTGTTTCAAAAGCAGCAGGATTTCAAGTCCTATCAACTGGACAGGCAGGAAGTTATGATGGAAACTTGCAAGTG GTGTCATCAGAGTTCCAAATGCCAACACCACTTGTTCCTGCTCGCGAGTACTATTTCCTAAGGTACTGCAAGAAGCTCCAAGATGGGAGATGGGTGGTGGTCGATGCTTCCCTGGAAACTTCACAACCAAATGCAACAATCCCTCCGACCCGAAGAAGGCCCTCTGGTTGCCTGATTCAGGCATCTCCAGATGGTTACTCAACAAAG GTTACCTGGGTTGAACATGTAGAAGTGGATGACAGAGCACTAATGGTGAATAGTATGTATAAGCCTCTAGTTGAATCTGGCTTAGCCTTTGGAGCTAGACGCTGGGTCGCACAATTAGATAGAAGATGCGAACGTATTGCAAGTGCAGTACAATCCACCACCATACTGCAACAACAAGAAGACCAACTTAGTG TGACGAGTGTTGAGGGCAAAAAGGGGTTGGTGAAGCTGGCAGAGAGAATGGTTATGGACTTTTTAAGTGGTGTTGGTGCTTCAACAGTAGAAAATTGGGCAATCGTAACTCCATCAACAAATCACAGCAATATAAGAATCATAACCAGAAAGGTTGAGGACGATCCAGGTAGACCTTCCGGTATAGTTATCGGTGCCGCAACTTGTTTCCACCTCGCAGTTCCTCCAAACAGCTTCTTTGATAGGGTTCGAACTGCAAACGCAAGAGCAGAG TGGGATGTTCTCTGTACCGGAGGTGTTGCTGAGGAATTTGCACACATAAAAAATGGTCGCGACCCTGGGAACTGTATCACATTATTCCGTATCAAG AGTTCAGATGCGAAGAACAACGGGATGATAATAGTTCAAGAGAGTAGCAGCGATTCAACAGGGTCATTTGTGATATACGCACCGGTTGATATGAATTCGATCAATGCAGTGATTGGAGGGAGAGATCCCGATGAACTTCCGATTTTGCCCTCGGGAATGGCGATTCTTCCAGATGGAGGTGGAGGTTGTTTGGTGACGTTGGCATTCCAGATATTGATCGAGTCAGATCCAACAAAGAAGATATCGATCTGTTCAGTGAGCACTATTAACCAGTTGGTTAAGGTTACGGTTAACAACATCAAAGCTCTATTCTAA
- the LOC107617985 gene encoding polyadenylation and cleavage factor homolog 4 isoform X1, with protein sequence MYSENLIVSAENPRPFAFQQHLSSSSSTTTSANAKPMSNEIAQKPPPSILVGRFKAMLKQRDDELRATAGHVPPPSTEEIVQLYEMLLSELTCNLKAIINDLTFIAEQQREHARGIADAICARILEVPAEQKLPSLYLLDSIVKNFGQEYVRYFALRLPEVFCEAYRQVQPHLHPAMRHLFGTWSKVFPPSVLRKIEAELQLSQVVNNSQSSNMNPLRASESPRPSHGIHVNPKYLRQLERSTVDSVGGEKFDIAGKASNTNFGIVANKTNQFVSSRLGISSSPSRIGLDRPLSVADEYAVDSSSGRMVERESPHNYGVPRVVGREEELGEWQRKQYPGDVRNRFQTPLTYSLSNGHPRQSPRALIDAYGSDKSQETSSTKPLILDRLDRNGIDNKVTSWQNTEEEEFDWEDMSPTLVDHSRNNGFLQSTAFSRDKPVAVAANAILSEQDTRKGWSGGSQLPPVDDSSVIAADAFPHSVYGRVSMGQVSGFQNQINQSLGSRPPHDAWKVSQSQTMLNIRGRGRTLLMPPIDNNPNNDVNPYGIRPAVSRMVSGIASNVEPRPPVLPGSFEIRPSVTVHGTRPPTLNPIFPPQKHVRSQFDAINTSNPIMNHGPNKSLFMPEQPGLDIVENRDASKGKIHQLPNQLAGLLPSNLQNLGQTPQHFFPSRDPSSSQFGHGNSLQGHGPSLSAAMSNPLPITQFPLPVQGIANNSLQLQGGVHPPLPPGRPPAPSQMIPHPNAGPYVSNQQPAVAYTNLISSLMSQGVISLANQPSGQDSVGTEFNPDILKIRYESAISALYGDLPRQCTTCGLRFKCQEEHSSHMDWHVTKNRMSKSRKQKPSRKWFVSDRMWLSGAEALGTESVPGFLPTETVEEKKDDEELAVPAEEDQNTCALCGEPFDEFYSDEMEEWMYRGAVYLNAPTGATVGMDRSQLGPIIHAKCRSDTNTSPSEDFGLDEGGANEEGSQRKRMRS encoded by the exons ATGTACTCTGAAAATCTGATAGTGTCCGCTGAAAACCCTAGACCCTTCGCGTTTCAGCAACAtctatcttcttcttcgtctACTACTACTTCGGCCAACGCGAAACCCATGAGCAATGAGATCGCacagaagcctcccccttccatTCTCGTTGGCAGGTTCAAGGCTATGCTCAAGCAGCGCGACGACGAGCTCAGAGCCACCGCCGGTCACGTGCCGCCTCCGTCTACGGAAGAAATCGTTCAGCTGTACGAGATGCTGCTGTCGGAGCTCACGTGCAATCTGAAGGCCATTATCAACGATCTCACCTTCATCGCTGAGCAGCAGAGGGAGCATGCCAGGGGCATCGCCGACGCTATCTGCGCTCGGATTCTCGAG GTGCCTGCAGAGCAAAAGCTTCCTTCACTCTATCTTTTGGACAGTATAGTGAAGAACTTTGGACAGGAATATGTTAGATACTTTGCATTACGCCTGCCCGAA GTTTTCTGTGAGGCATACAGGCAGGTTCAGCCTCATTTGCACCCTGCTATGCGCCATCTCTTTGGCACCTGGTCAAAAGTCTTTCCACCGTCTGTCCTACGCAAGATTGAAGCTGAGTTGCAACTTTCTCAAGTAGTTAATAATAGTCAATCGTCCAACATGAATCCCCTCAGAGCATCTGAATCTCCTAGACCAAGTCATGGCATACATGTAAATCCAAAGTACCTGCGGCAGTTGGAGCGCTCAACTGTGGATAGT GTTGGTGGTGAAAAGTTTGACATAGCAGGAAAGGCTAGTAATACAAATTTTGGCATTGTAGCTAATAAGACGAATCAATTTGTATCTAGCAGACTTGGAATATCCTCTTCTCCTTCAAGAATTGGTCTAGATAGGCCTTTGTCAGTAGCAGATGAGTATGCAGTTGACAGTTCTTCTGGAAGGATGGTTGAGAGAGAGTCTCCTCATAATTATGGAGTACCAAGAGTAGTAGGTAGAGAGGAAGAATTGGGTGAATGGCAGCGAAAGCAGTACCCTGGTGATGTTCGAAATCGATTTCAAACTCCTTTGACATACAGCCTTAGTAATGGACATCCGCGTCAAAGTCCAAGAGCTTTAATTGATGCGTATGGCAGTGACAAAAGCCAAGAAACTTCAAGCACCAAGCCTCTTATACTTGATCGGCTAGATAGAAATGGTATCGACAACAAAGTGACATCATGGCAGAATACTGAAGAGGAGGAGTTTGATTGGGAAGATATGAGTCCAACATTAGTAGACCATAGTAGGAATAATGGCTTCTTGCAATCAACTGCTTTTTCCAGGGATAAGCCTGTTGCAGTAGCAGCTAATGCAATTTTGTCAGAGCAAGATACAAGGAAGGGTTGGTCTGGTGGGTCTCAGCTTCCTCCAGTAGATGATTCTTCTGTCATAGCAGCAGATGCATTTCCCCATTCAGTT TATGGTCGTGTATCCATGGGGCAGGTATCTGGTTTCCAAAATCAAATAAATCAGAGTCTGGGTTCCCGTCCACCTCATGATGCTTGGAAGGTTTCTCAATCACAAACCATGCTTAATATTAGGGGCCGAGGAAGAACTCTTTTGATGCCTCCTATTGATAACAATCCCAATAATGATGTAAacccctatgggattcgacctgcAGTGTCAAGGATGGTTTCTGGTATTGCCTCTAACGTAGAGCCTCGTCCACCAGTTTTGCCTGGATCTTTTGAAATAAGACCTTCTGTAACTGTGCATGGCACTCGTCCTCCCACCTTAAATCCAATATTTCCACCGCAAAAACATGTTAGAAGTCAATTTGATGCAATAAATACCAGTAATCCCATTATGAATCATGGCCCAAATAAATCTCTGTTCATGCCTGAACAGCCAGGGCTGGACATTGTTGAAAACAGGGATGCCAGTAAAGGAAAGATACATCAGTTGCCTAATCAGCTGGCTGGATTGCTTCCATCCAACCTGCAAAACCTTGGACAAACACCACAACATTTTTTCCCATCTCGGGATCCATCATCCTCACAATTTGGTCATGGAAACTCTCTGCAAGGGCATGGTCCTTCTTTAAGTGCAGCTATGTCAAATCCATTACCTATTACACAGTTTCCTTTACCAGTCCAAGGTATTGCAAATAATTCCTTACAATTACAGGGGGGAGTCCATCCACCTTTACCTCCAGGTCGCCCTCCTGCTCCTTCTCAAATGATACCACATCCAAATGCTGGTCCATATGTATCAAACCAACAGCCGGCTGTTGCatatactaatttaattagtTCGCTTATGTCCCAAGGCGTAATCTCATTGGCTAATCAACCCTCTGGACAG GATTCTGTTGGAACTGAGTTTAATCCAGATATTCTGAAGATTCGTTATGAGTCTGCAATCAGTGCCTTGTATGGAGATCTCCCTAGACAATGCACGACTTGTGGACTAAGATTCAAATGCCAAGAGGAGCACAGTAGTCATATGGATTGGCATGTAACAAAGAACAGGATGTCCAAAAGTCGCAAACAGAAGCCTTCTCGTAAGTGGTTTGTGAGTGACAGGATGTGGCTTAGTGGTGCGGAGGCACTGGGAACAGAATCGGTTCCTGGTTTTCTGCCAACCGAGACCgtagaagaaaaaaaagatgatgaagaGTTGGCAGTGCCAGCTGAAGAGGACCAGAATACATGTGCATTATGTGGTGAGCCTTTCGATGAGTTTTACAGTGACGAAATGGAGGAATGGATGTATAGAGGAGCTGTATACCTCAATGCACCCACCGGAGCAACAGTGGGCATGGACAGGTCGCAGTTAGGTCCCATTATTCATGCCAAATGCAGATCAGACACTAATACGTCCCCCTCTGAAGATTTCGGGTTGGATGAAGGG GGTGCCAATGAAGAGGGCAGCCAAAGAAAACGAATGCGGAGTTGA
- the LOC107617985 gene encoding polyadenylation and cleavage factor homolog 4 isoform X2 codes for MRHLFGTWSKVFPPSVLRKIEAELQLSQVVNNSQSSNMNPLRASESPRPSHGIHVNPKYLRQLERSTVDSVGGEKFDIAGKASNTNFGIVANKTNQFVSSRLGISSSPSRIGLDRPLSVADEYAVDSSSGRMVERESPHNYGVPRVVGREEELGEWQRKQYPGDVRNRFQTPLTYSLSNGHPRQSPRALIDAYGSDKSQETSSTKPLILDRLDRNGIDNKVTSWQNTEEEEFDWEDMSPTLVDHSRNNGFLQSTAFSRDKPVAVAANAILSEQDTRKGWSGGSQLPPVDDSSVIAADAFPHSVYGRVSMGQVSGFQNQINQSLGSRPPHDAWKVSQSQTMLNIRGRGRTLLMPPIDNNPNNDVNPYGIRPAVSRMVSGIASNVEPRPPVLPGSFEIRPSVTVHGTRPPTLNPIFPPQKHVRSQFDAINTSNPIMNHGPNKSLFMPEQPGLDIVENRDASKGKIHQLPNQLAGLLPSNLQNLGQTPQHFFPSRDPSSSQFGHGNSLQGHGPSLSAAMSNPLPITQFPLPVQGIANNSLQLQGGVHPPLPPGRPPAPSQMIPHPNAGPYVSNQQPAVAYTNLISSLMSQGVISLANQPSGQDSVGTEFNPDILKIRYESAISALYGDLPRQCTTCGLRFKCQEEHSSHMDWHVTKNRMSKSRKQKPSRKWFVSDRMWLSGAEALGTESVPGFLPTETVEEKKDDEELAVPAEEDQNTCALCGEPFDEFYSDEMEEWMYRGAVYLNAPTGATVGMDRSQLGPIIHAKCRSDTNTSPSEDFGLDEGGANEEGSQRKRMRS; via the exons ATGCGCCATCTCTTTGGCACCTGGTCAAAAGTCTTTCCACCGTCTGTCCTACGCAAGATTGAAGCTGAGTTGCAACTTTCTCAAGTAGTTAATAATAGTCAATCGTCCAACATGAATCCCCTCAGAGCATCTGAATCTCCTAGACCAAGTCATGGCATACATGTAAATCCAAAGTACCTGCGGCAGTTGGAGCGCTCAACTGTGGATAGT GTTGGTGGTGAAAAGTTTGACATAGCAGGAAAGGCTAGTAATACAAATTTTGGCATTGTAGCTAATAAGACGAATCAATTTGTATCTAGCAGACTTGGAATATCCTCTTCTCCTTCAAGAATTGGTCTAGATAGGCCTTTGTCAGTAGCAGATGAGTATGCAGTTGACAGTTCTTCTGGAAGGATGGTTGAGAGAGAGTCTCCTCATAATTATGGAGTACCAAGAGTAGTAGGTAGAGAGGAAGAATTGGGTGAATGGCAGCGAAAGCAGTACCCTGGTGATGTTCGAAATCGATTTCAAACTCCTTTGACATACAGCCTTAGTAATGGACATCCGCGTCAAAGTCCAAGAGCTTTAATTGATGCGTATGGCAGTGACAAAAGCCAAGAAACTTCAAGCACCAAGCCTCTTATACTTGATCGGCTAGATAGAAATGGTATCGACAACAAAGTGACATCATGGCAGAATACTGAAGAGGAGGAGTTTGATTGGGAAGATATGAGTCCAACATTAGTAGACCATAGTAGGAATAATGGCTTCTTGCAATCAACTGCTTTTTCCAGGGATAAGCCTGTTGCAGTAGCAGCTAATGCAATTTTGTCAGAGCAAGATACAAGGAAGGGTTGGTCTGGTGGGTCTCAGCTTCCTCCAGTAGATGATTCTTCTGTCATAGCAGCAGATGCATTTCCCCATTCAGTT TATGGTCGTGTATCCATGGGGCAGGTATCTGGTTTCCAAAATCAAATAAATCAGAGTCTGGGTTCCCGTCCACCTCATGATGCTTGGAAGGTTTCTCAATCACAAACCATGCTTAATATTAGGGGCCGAGGAAGAACTCTTTTGATGCCTCCTATTGATAACAATCCCAATAATGATGTAAacccctatgggattcgacctgcAGTGTCAAGGATGGTTTCTGGTATTGCCTCTAACGTAGAGCCTCGTCCACCAGTTTTGCCTGGATCTTTTGAAATAAGACCTTCTGTAACTGTGCATGGCACTCGTCCTCCCACCTTAAATCCAATATTTCCACCGCAAAAACATGTTAGAAGTCAATTTGATGCAATAAATACCAGTAATCCCATTATGAATCATGGCCCAAATAAATCTCTGTTCATGCCTGAACAGCCAGGGCTGGACATTGTTGAAAACAGGGATGCCAGTAAAGGAAAGATACATCAGTTGCCTAATCAGCTGGCTGGATTGCTTCCATCCAACCTGCAAAACCTTGGACAAACACCACAACATTTTTTCCCATCTCGGGATCCATCATCCTCACAATTTGGTCATGGAAACTCTCTGCAAGGGCATGGTCCTTCTTTAAGTGCAGCTATGTCAAATCCATTACCTATTACACAGTTTCCTTTACCAGTCCAAGGTATTGCAAATAATTCCTTACAATTACAGGGGGGAGTCCATCCACCTTTACCTCCAGGTCGCCCTCCTGCTCCTTCTCAAATGATACCACATCCAAATGCTGGTCCATATGTATCAAACCAACAGCCGGCTGTTGCatatactaatttaattagtTCGCTTATGTCCCAAGGCGTAATCTCATTGGCTAATCAACCCTCTGGACAG GATTCTGTTGGAACTGAGTTTAATCCAGATATTCTGAAGATTCGTTATGAGTCTGCAATCAGTGCCTTGTATGGAGATCTCCCTAGACAATGCACGACTTGTGGACTAAGATTCAAATGCCAAGAGGAGCACAGTAGTCATATGGATTGGCATGTAACAAAGAACAGGATGTCCAAAAGTCGCAAACAGAAGCCTTCTCGTAAGTGGTTTGTGAGTGACAGGATGTGGCTTAGTGGTGCGGAGGCACTGGGAACAGAATCGGTTCCTGGTTTTCTGCCAACCGAGACCgtagaagaaaaaaaagatgatgaagaGTTGGCAGTGCCAGCTGAAGAGGACCAGAATACATGTGCATTATGTGGTGAGCCTTTCGATGAGTTTTACAGTGACGAAATGGAGGAATGGATGTATAGAGGAGCTGTATACCTCAATGCACCCACCGGAGCAACAGTGGGCATGGACAGGTCGCAGTTAGGTCCCATTATTCATGCCAAATGCAGATCAGACACTAATACGTCCCCCTCTGAAGATTTCGGGTTGGATGAAGGG GGTGCCAATGAAGAGGGCAGCCAAAGAAAACGAATGCGGAGTTGA
- the LOC107619073 gene encoding 40S ribosomal protein S15a-1: MVRVSVLNDALKSMYNAEKRGKRQVMIRPSSKVIIKFLLVMQKHGYIGEFEYVDDHRAGKIVVELNGRLNKCGVISPRFDVGVKEIESWTARLLPSRQFGYIVLTTSAGIMDHEEARRKNAGGKVLGFFY, translated from the exons ATGGTGAGGGTTAGTGTTTTGAATGATGCTCTCAAGAGCATGTACAATGCTGAGAAACGTGGGAAGCGCCAAGTCATGATTAGGCCATCATCAAAAGTGATCATCAAATTCCTTTTGGTGATGCAGAAGCATG GCTACATTGGGGAGTTTGAGTATGTAGATGATCACAGAGCTGGCAAAATTGTGGTCGAGTTGAATGGTAGATTGAACAAGTGTGGGGTTATTAGTCCTCGCTTTGATGTCGGCGTGAAAGAGATAGAAAGTTGGACTGCGAGGTTGCTTCCCTCAAGACAG TTTGGGTATATTGTTTTGACTACCTCTGCTGGTATCATGGATCATGAAGAGGCTAGGAGAAAGAACGCTGGGGGTAAAGTGTTGGGATTCTTCTACTAG